One window of the Acidobacteriota bacterium genome contains the following:
- a CDS encoding insulinase family protein codes for MPPVHRHQLPNGLTVLVIVDHRLPVVCSTIWYRVGTRDEPKNQTGIAHFLEHMMFKGTPRFPKGRIDAISLQRGGNNNAFTSYDCTGYYFTFAADRWDVALDIEADRMRHLNLDPAEFEAERQVVLEELTMGEDHPWEFLRRNVRALAYSRHPYRHPIIGWPEDVAALTVEQMRAFHQRHYQPGNAVLVVAGDLKPTDTFRRIEDRFGPIPGRPTPLAVLSPDGPPEGRVRFAASRPVHVSRLYIAFHAPSVRHRGIYAAHLLSYILGEGKTSRLYRRLVEGDRTATSAAIHFEDMLDPALLGVAVQLKSGVAPAVVETAVFEELDRLRTDGVTPLELARARRQLTADTVFDQEDVSSLAINYGMYECIAGYRYYEQFLERARRIRAVDILAAAREILNPAACVVGCLEESRGVSVGTEEESVDEPLELPDLRQGYRLPATPAVTRVVAGRCTGSGPAVRLPIESHRLANGLTVLVCPQRHIPAVLLGGVVQVGSREDRPGAEGLAHLVAGMLDEGTPAHDYRHIAELVDGLGGTLETFSNRESSGLILKLLKTDFTTGLDLLDELLNESHFPSDRLELSRSQLLTHVAALDDRPDYVGSREFNRVVFHGTALAHPVHGWPDTIRSFSRAQLRRFHRRHYTPANTIVLVAGDVDPARALREVAARWRKRPAGIRPPRPIISVKRQLRRVERTVMVADKEQLHIFLGHLGIARSCPEFYPLLLLDIILGGGPGFTSRIPRKLRDEMGLAYTTYATITATAGIDPGRFLAYIATSPRHRNAAVRGILDEIRAVREQRVSRAELQAAKDYLTGSFVFNFENMGLIVNYMLTAWMHGLGVDYSERFPALVEAVTAADVQAAARAHLDPDHVTIVEVRPKSRTGKLRARDN; via the coding sequence ATGCCCCCAGTGCACCGACACCAGCTGCCCAACGGCCTCACCGTCTTGGTGATCGTGGACCACCGCCTGCCTGTCGTCTGCAGCACCATCTGGTACCGCGTCGGCACCCGAGACGAGCCCAAGAACCAGACGGGGATCGCCCACTTTCTGGAACACATGATGTTCAAGGGGACGCCCCGCTTTCCCAAGGGCCGCATCGACGCCATCAGCCTCCAGCGGGGCGGCAACAACAACGCCTTCACCTCATACGACTGCACCGGCTACTATTTCACCTTCGCCGCGGACCGCTGGGATGTGGCCCTGGACATCGAGGCCGACCGGATGCGACACCTGAACCTGGATCCGGCCGAATTCGAGGCGGAGCGGCAGGTCGTGCTCGAGGAACTGACCATGGGCGAAGATCACCCCTGGGAGTTCCTGCGGCGCAACGTCCGGGCGTTGGCCTACTCGCGACATCCGTACCGCCACCCGATCATCGGCTGGCCCGAGGACGTAGCGGCACTGACGGTGGAGCAGATGCGGGCCTTCCACCAGCGACACTACCAGCCGGGAAACGCCGTGCTGGTCGTAGCCGGCGATCTGAAACCCACCGACACGTTCCGGCGCATCGAAGACCGCTTCGGCCCGATCCCCGGCCGACCGACGCCGTTGGCCGTCCTGTCGCCGGACGGCCCCCCCGAAGGCCGGGTTCGCTTTGCGGCCTCCCGACCGGTTCACGTAAGCCGACTGTACATCGCGTTCCACGCACCGTCGGTCCGCCATCGCGGGATCTACGCCGCCCACCTGCTGTCCTACATCCTGGGCGAAGGCAAAACCAGCCGTCTGTACCGCCGGCTGGTGGAAGGCGATCGGACGGCCACCTCCGCCGCCATCCACTTTGAAGACATGCTGGACCCGGCGCTGCTGGGCGTGGCGGTCCAGCTCAAGTCCGGCGTCGCCCCTGCCGTTGTGGAGACTGCCGTGTTCGAGGAGCTCGACCGGTTGCGCACCGACGGCGTCACGCCGCTTGAACTGGCTCGCGCGCGACGTCAGCTCACCGCTGACACCGTTTTTGACCAGGAAGACGTCTCCAGCCTGGCGATCAATTACGGCATGTACGAGTGCATCGCCGGTTATCGCTACTACGAGCAATTCCTGGAGCGGGCCCGCCGGATAAGGGCGGTCGACATCCTGGCCGCCGCCAGGGAAATCCTCAACCCGGCGGCCTGTGTGGTGGGCTGCCTGGAGGAATCGCGGGGCGTTTCGGTCGGCACCGAGGAGGAGTCGGTGGACGAACCGCTGGAGCTGCCCGACCTGCGCCAGGGTTACCGCTTGCCTGCGACGCCAGCCGTGACCCGGGTGGTGGCCGGTCGATGCACGGGCAGCGGACCCGCCGTCCGGCTGCCCATTGAATCCCACCGACTGGCCAACGGCCTGACGGTGCTGGTGTGTCCGCAACGTCACATCCCCGCCGTCCTGCTGGGCGGCGTGGTTCAGGTGGGCAGCCGGGAGGACCGACCCGGCGCGGAGGGACTGGCCCATCTTGTCGCCGGAATGCTGGACGAGGGAACGCCGGCTCATGATTACCGCCACATCGCCGAGTTGGTGGATGGCCTCGGCGGCACCCTCGAGACGTTCAGCAACCGGGAGTCGTCGGGACTGATCTTAAAACTGCTTAAAACGGATTTCACGACAGGTTTGGATCTGCTGGACGAGCTCCTCAACGAGTCTCACTTTCCCTCGGACCGTCTAGAACTGTCTCGCTCGCAGCTGCTGACCCACGTCGCCGCTCTGGACGACCGCCCCGACTATGTCGGCTCGCGGGAGTTCAACCGCGTGGTCTTCCACGGCACGGCTCTGGCCCACCCGGTCCACGGCTGGCCGGACACGATTCGAAGCTTCTCCCGCGCCCAGCTTCGCCGCTTCCATCGCCGTCACTATACGCCGGCGAACACCATCGTCCTAGTCGCCGGAGATGTGGATCCCGCCCGGGCGCTGCGCGAAGTGGCGGCGCGCTGGCGGAAGCGGCCCGCCGGGATCCGGCCGCCCCGGCCGATCATATCCGTCAAACGCCAGCTCCGGCGCGTCGAGCGGACGGTCATGGTCGCCGATAAAGAGCAACTGCACATCTTCCTCGGGCACCTCGGCATCGCCCGATCCTGTCCGGAGTTCTACCCGCTGCTGCTGCTGGACATCATCCTCGGCGGCGGCCCCGGCTTCACCTCCCGCATCCCCCGCAAGCTGCGCGACGAGATGGGGCTGGCCTACACCACGTACGCCACCATCACCGCCACCGCCGGCATCGATCCGGGGCGGTTTCTTGCTTATATCGCCACGTCACCCCGACACCGCAACGCAGCCGTCCGCGGCATCCTGGACGAGATCCGGGCTGTTCGGGAACAGCGGGTGAGCCGGGCTGAGCTGCAAGCTGCCAAAGACTACCTGACCGGCAGCTTCGTGTTCAATTTCGAAAACATGGGACTGATCGTCAACTACATGCTCACCGCGTGGATGCATGGACTCGGCGTTGACTACTCCGAGCGTTTCCCCGCGCTGGTCGAGGCGGTCACCGCCGCGGACGTCCAGGCCGCCGCCCGGGCGCATCTGGATCCGGACCATGTGACAATCGTGGAAGTCAGGCCGAAGTCGCGGACAGGTAAGCTCCGGGCACGAGATAATTAA